The genomic DNA ATCGAGGATAGCTCTATCTATATTATGTTTTAATAGGGTATCGATCGTCTGCGGATTTCCTCTTTCCAAGGCATAGAAAAGGGCAGACCAACCATTGTTATCAACAGCATTGATCTCTGCACCTTTTGACAATAACATTGCCACAATATCCGGTAAATCCATCTTTACTGCTCTCATTAACGATGTATCGCTTAACTGAGCTCCGCGTGCATTGATATCAGCACCGGCAATGATCAGTTTTTCGGCAATTGATTTATCCCTGTTATCAATAGCTAAAAAGAGGGCTGGATTATTCTGTCTTACATCCTTGACATCGGGGTTCACTCTACTCTCCAGTAGCAGACTAACTATTTGTTCATTCTTGTGAAAGATCGCCTCTACTAAGGGAAATTCACCATGTCTCGTTTTCAACTCCGGATCAGCACCATTATTCAATAACAGAGATACCATTGGGGTATCCTGATTAGTAACAGCTGACAGGAGTGGAGTCCATTGATAACGATCTCTTTGATTAACTCTCGCTTTGTTGGTTAAGAGATATTCAGCGATTCGATAATGACTAAATAGCACAGCATATCTCAGGGGAGTCAAACCGTCTTCATCGGCTTTGTCAATTTCTGCTCTCGAATCGATCAAGAATCTCACAGCTTCGAACTTGCCATTTCTGGCAGCTAAAATGAGTGGAGTAAAGGAGTCCTCGTTAAGCCGGTTTATATCAAATCCGAGAGCAAACATAGTGTCCAGGATATTAACCAAACCAAGACCGGCAACAGTAACAAAGAGGTCCGGCAGGAAGAATCTACTTAGTTCGGAGGGTGTCATGCCGGTTATCTCTACGATCTCTAATAGATCAACGT from Candidatus Cloacimonadota bacterium includes the following:
- a CDS encoding ankyrin repeat domain-containing protein, which codes for MKFSIFLCLLIVFCFFSFHTLISADELITEELQEIERQEVLMETKSTLNSLLTSGLREDRDLLELNEILHNVDLLEIVEITGMTPSELSRFFLPDLFVTVAGLGLVNILDTMFALGFDINRLNEDSFTPLILAARNGKFEAVRFLIDSRAEIDKADEDGLTPLRYAVLFSHYRIAEYLLTNKARVNQRDRYQWTPLLSAVTNQDTPMVSLLLNNGADPELKTRHGEFPLVEAIFHKNEQIVSLLLESRVNPDVKDVRQNNPALFLAIDNRDKSIAEKLIIAGADINARGAQLSDTSLMRAVKMDLPDIVAMLLSKGAEINAVDNNGWSALFYALERGNPQTIDTLLKHNIDRAILDKSGKTALDTWNWRLEDHIIELISE